The bacterium genome includes the window CTGATCGATAAGGTTGCCCAACATGCCTACCGGGTCACCGATGAGGACATCGACGCAGCGAAAGCGTCGGGTCTCAGCGAGGATCAGATCTTCGAGATCGTTGTGTGCGCCGCGATCGGCCAGGCCACGCGGCAATACGATGCCGCGCGCGGCGCTCGCGGCGGTGGCGGAGCGAAGTGCGCATGCGCCTCGCGATCCTCGATAACGGCCACGGTCTCGGCACCAAGGCTCTGTTCGCGCTCATTCGCGCGGTCTCGCGCCAGCCGGTACTCGATGTCATCAAGTTGTTTCGATACCGCCCGGATTTCTACGGCGGTCCGATGCAACGAGTCACCCAGGAAGCGATGCGCGGGCCCTCCGTATGGTCGGTGGGTGACCGGGAGCTGATGGCCGCGCTCGTCGCAAAGACGAACGAGTCCACATGGTGCACGAAAACGCACGGCGCGGTCGCGGAACAGGCCTATCGTGATAGTGTGAACGTCCTCGCCGTGCTCTCCGATCTCGAGACCGCGGGCATCACGGAGCCGCTCCGGGCCGCGCTGCGCTTGTTGCGCAAACTGACGCGCGAGTACGCGGTGGATGCCGACGACATGCGGGCAGCGCTGGCGGCCGGTTGCTCGCGCGAGCAGATCGAGGACGCGCTCGCCGTGGGCTTTTCGTTCAACACGATCGGGCGGTTGGCCGACGCCTTCGGGTTCTTCGTGCCGGGTTCCAGGGCCTTCAAGGCAGGCGCGAAGTATCTGCTTGCGCGGGGTTACCGTTGACGATGCCCCGTCCTAACTGGCGGCCGCGCAAGGAGAAATCGCCTTAAGCGAGTTCCTTGTCGAGACTGACGAACCAAGCTAGCCGCTCTCTTGAGCCTAAGTACGAATCTCCCTAAGGTTCAGTACCGCGGCAGTCCGCCTGGCTGAGCCATAAGGGTCAGACCAGACGTCGGGAAGGCAGGAGGGCGTTTCCCCGAGGGAAGCGCCCTCCGTGCCGGTGAATGCCCCGCGATTACCAGTACTTCTCGGCCGGTCGTATTTCCACCGCGCCGCCCAGCCGGGCCGCTGGGACTCTTGCAGCCAGCGCGACCGCAGTCTCCATGCTCTCGGCCTCGTACACGGAGAATCCACCCACGCCTTCGGCCAGGTACGTCCCGTTCTTGACGTGGACCTTTCCGTCCCGCACCTGCACCGTCCTCGCTGCGTCCGGTAGCCCCAGTGGAAGCCCCGGTGTGACACCCTCGGCCCTGTTGAGCTCCTGGTAATCCGCGTAGATCGCCTTCCGTTCCGCCTCCGTCAGCGCTTTCCAGCGATCCGAACCGGGCAGGGGTGTGGACCCTTGATAGACTAGCAACACGAATTTCATGTCGTTCTTCCTCCTTTACTCGCCTTTACTCATATGACGGATCGCACAGCCTGAATGTGACGTTCGGCCGGCTGCCGATCGCGCCGTTTGCCCTGACGACAAGGACTCGCGTCATACACCTCCTTGTTGGTCTACCGAGTTGGTGATGTCATCGATGCCGAGGGTACCTGTCGTGAACGGCTCCGCGCATCCGGCAAAATGGCCAACTACGAACGAATCCTACAGTAGTAGTTGTAGGATGCGGTTCTAGTTGGCCATTTTCGACTGTATTTGTCCATACTTGGCCATTTGTCCGGGGATAGTTGGCCACTCGTGAAGAATCTGTTTTTCGGCCCCGCCGAGTACC containing:
- a CDS encoding YciI family protein; translated protein: MKFVLLVYQGSTPLPGSDRWKALTEAERKAIYADYQELNRAEGVTPGLPLGLPDAARTVQVRDGKVHVKNGTYLAEGVGGFSVYEAESMETAVALAARVPAARLGGAVEIRPAEKYW
- a CDS encoding alkylhydroperoxidase AhpD family core domain-containing protein; its protein translation is MRLAILDNGHGLGTKALFALIRAVSRQPVLDVIKLFRYRPDFYGGPMQRVTQEAMRGPSVWSVGDRELMAALVAKTNESTWCTKTHGAVAEQAYRDSVNVLAVLSDLETAGITEPLRAALRLLRKLTREYAVDADDMRAALAAGCSREQIEDALAVGFSFNTIGRLADAFGFFVPGSRAFKAGAKYLLARGYR